GAAGGTACTCGTCCACGTTCGAATGAAAGTTCGAGTATTTGGAAACAACATTCTCCTGCAAGTGCCTGCTGATCTTACCCTGTACGATCAGGCCCGCTATGCCCAGGGAAACCGGCGGGATCACATCGCCAGCTTTGACGACCCAGAGCGTGGAATCTCTTTGCGCCAAAGCTTCCTGGTTGAAAAAATTACAGCACAGAAGAAAACATAACAAATGTATCCGGGCAAATTTTAGCATCATAGGATCGCTTCTCTCACACGTACCAGTCTTTCCAAAAGCCCTTCCAGCTGATCCAGCGGCAACATATTGGCACCATCGGATTTTGCTTCGGCAGGATTAAAATGAGTTTCTATAAAGAGCCCGTCCGCACCGACAGCGATTGCAGCTTTGGCAATGGTCTCGATCAGCTTCGGTTTGCCGCCTGTGACACCGGAAGTTTGGTTAGGCTGCTGTAATGAATGCGTACAATCCATCACAATGGGCACACCGAATGAAGCCATTTCAGGTAGATTACGGTAATCGACAATGAGGTCTCCGTAACCAAAACTATTTCCACGGTCCGTTAAAATTACCTGGCAGTCGGGATTTACTTCATTGATTTTTTCAACAGCAAATTTCATGGAACCACCAGAAAGAAACTGCCCTTTTTTTACATTGACAGCCTTTCCGGTCCTCGCAGCCGCTGCCAGCAATTCCGTTTGCCGACATAAAAACGCGGGAATTTGAAGTACATCTACATACTCAGCCGCCAGTGCAGCTTCGTGAGACTCGTGGATATCGGTAACGGTAGGTATGCCAAAAGTCTGGTGAACTTCCTGTAGTATTTTCAGCGCTTTTTCATCGCCTATGCCCGTAAATGAGTCAATTTTGGTCCTGTTGGCCTTACGGTACGAGCCTTTGAAAATATATGGAATGCTGAGGCGGTCGGTAATGTTGACGATATGTTCAGCGATTCGGAGTGCCATATCGCGGCCTTCGATCGCGCAGGGGCCCGCCATCAGGAAAAATTGAGGGGAATCCGTGTTTTTTAAATCAGGTATTGAAATCATACTGACATTAATCTGTGAACAATAAAAGTTTCGCGAATGTACAGTTATCCGTAATGTTCTCTATATGATGTATAGATTTCTTGAAACTTAACCCGGGTAAGCATTTGATTTTCTGCTTTTTTTATTTTCAGCACACGGCATGCAATAAAATGAACCGACTAAAAAAATTTTGAAAAAGTGAACTGAAATATCTTTCTTTGTTGCGATTTTAACCAAAAAGTGATTATAAAATGTCAGCAATTGCAGAAAGAGTTAAGCAAATTATCGTCGAGAAACTCGGCGTAGAAGAGTCGGAGGTTACACCGGAAGCAAACTTCCAGAACGACTTGGGAGCGGACTCTCTAGATACCGTTGAATTGATTATGGAGTTTGAAAAAGAATTCAATCTATCTATCCCTGATGATCAGGCAGAGAACATTGGTACAGTTGGCCAGGCTGTTGCATATCTGGAAGAAAACGTGAAGTAATTCGGTTTCTTTGCTGTATCATCTTCTATTTCTGTCCCAATTTTATGAGTTTTAAGCGAGTTGTAATTACAGGAATGGGTGCATTGACACCCATCGGGAATGATGTTT
The genomic region above belongs to Dyadobacter pollutisoli and contains:
- the kdsA gene encoding 3-deoxy-8-phosphooctulonate synthase, which codes for MISIPDLKNTDSPQFFLMAGPCAIEGRDMALRIAEHIVNITDRLSIPYIFKGSYRKANRTKIDSFTGIGDEKALKILQEVHQTFGIPTVTDIHESHEAALAAEYVDVLQIPAFLCRQTELLAAAARTGKAVNVKKGQFLSGGSMKFAVEKINEVNPDCQVILTDRGNSFGYGDLIVDYRNLPEMASFGVPIVMDCTHSLQQPNQTSGVTGGKPKLIETIAKAAIAVGADGLFIETHFNPAEAKSDGANMLPLDQLEGLLERLVRVREAIL
- a CDS encoding acyl carrier protein, translating into MSAIAERVKQIIVEKLGVEESEVTPEANFQNDLGADSLDTVELIMEFEKEFNLSIPDDQAENIGTVGQAVAYLEENVK